In Vidua macroura isolate BioBank_ID:100142 chromosome 9, ASM2450914v1, whole genome shotgun sequence, the genomic window AAGTACTGTTAAATCTGGTTGCTGTGCCATGCCTGTGGGGTAAcctgtgctgggggagggaTAGAGACAAGAAGGTTGGTTATGCTACTGTATATTTTCAATACATAATAAGTTTTTCAAATAAAGTTTTTGTTGTCATCCTTAACTAAGTCTTCTGATGAAGGTATCTGTCACCAAAACAGCTGGTCCtatccctgctcctctcctgcctctcaaGGGGCAGGACACAAATCACTGCAGCTCATCTGAATTGAAGCTGCACTGGACTTGTCAAGTGCCATGGGGTGTTTACAGTGCTGCTGGAACAGAAACCTCAGCCTGAAAGCACCAAGCTGTGCTGAtggggctgtgcagagggagggagcacaAAGGATAAGCACAGACCtctgggaagggaggcagaggcAGTAACACCTCACCAACAGCCATTGCAGATGCCCAAAGTGGAACACAAGTGCCCTTCCTTTCTCATTTTGGCCCAGGAAATGAGAGCTGGAATGAGGTTACTGTAGAGATGATCTGCAGTTGTAATATATTCTCCCTTACAAGCAAATTCACTGCATTTGAGATCATTCTGTGGTTTAAAACCCATTTTCAGTGTGCCTGCAACACACCAATTGTGCTTCTCCATCTGAAAATACTGAGGGGCATTTATAATTCAAATATTAATGATGCAGATCAGCTGTAAATCACCTGGGCACTCAGAAATGTTCTGTGTTGGTCTGTGCAGCTGTAATGCTGCAGGTAACTGTTAAACATTGAACTCCTGCCCTGAGGGTTTCCATCAAAACTGGCTGAGGTGCACAGTGCTCATCAGTGTCCTCTTAGGCCTCATGAGGCCAAGGATTTTCTCCAGGTTTCCCCTACAGTGCTTCTTCAGAGGGTGTCTTCCTTTTACACTGTTGTTTACTATACTTCATCACCAAGAAAAGCAGCACATCCTTGGAAACCATGAAGAGGCCAAGAAAATGAACTTCAGCTCAGAAATGCCTAAAGAATAAAACCCCTTGTCTTTTCCTTACTGCTGAATTTTCCTCAAAAAAGGActacacacaaacaaaacaagcacaCTTGCACTGAAATCCtactttcttttcccagaaaCTCAAAGCTATTAATACCTTCCCCTAACAACTACATCAGCTCTCTTCTGAGACAAATTATGGCACAAACTGTGACTCAAAACAGTGGCTCAGTGGGGAGGAAGATGTGCAGCCTTCCCCCTCAGGCTGCCTCTGGTGCAATTGCCACCATGGAATTTTTGGCCACCCCTTTCACCACTGGAGATATGCACATTTTTTTACCAATCCTAATTTTACCAAACCCATTACCTGGGCCCTGTGCTGAGCATGAGGGTtcctgtatctttttttttttaacagctgatTAGATCCTTATTGCACTGGGATGACATTTTATAGGCACAGAGAAAACAAGCTGTGCACCCTGGCCAGGCCTGGAGAGAGACAGGTGAGTAAAAGCAGCTTTAACATTCCCCCATGCAGAGTTTTGCCATCTCGTTCCAGGCAGAGTGTGAGTCACAATACTGTAAAGCTATTTATAAAAAGATCTCTCAGATTTCCAGCTATATCCCAGTGACAAATTGGAAGCAACATTCACCATTGATCTGAGTTACAgtgacaggcagagctgcagatcaCAGGACTGAGAAGAAATGAGTGAAcaggggtttatttttaaatatctatgGCCTGAGGTGGCAATGGGAAGAAGATCACCTCATGTTTTTTTTGGGCCTAGAAAAGTAAGAGTACTCACTGTAAATGTGGGGTTTTCCTCGATGTTTTAGACACAGGTGAGATTTtcaaaggaacagagaaaacCTCATCTTTCTTAAATTTCAGTGTCATGTCTGTACCTGCATCCTGAGGACTGCTTTGaaggcttggctgcctgattgtaccctgctggcagaggagcaAAACAAGCAGCAAACACATCCAGTGTCATCCCACAccaccccaggagcagcacttgattttttgctgctctctgctccaaGGCTGAgacttccttttcctcctttctttgaCAACTTCAGTGAgacccatcccagctccatggcTGTTCTCaacctgctgctgcaaagctgcacagccctgggtgaAGGGCAGGTTGTTTACATGCTGgttcctgccctggctgtcagGGACAGCTACTCTGTCACAGGGACATGATTTATCTCCCTAAGCCCTGAAGCTTCTCCAGTTTTCCATGCCATTACACTCTCTGTGCTGGCCTTCATGGTTTGAGAAGAGAGCGGGAGGTGGCCTGAGCAGCATCTCCCCACGGTgtcactgccagcacagcactcCCAAGGAAGTGTCCCAGGAGCATCAACACAGAGCCCTCAAAGTCACTGCTGAAACCATCTGCAGATGTGTTCCTTCTCCTGCCAGTGAAGATCAGGACTATGAAGGTGTGTTCACCTCACCtcactcagctcctgctcctcggGGCAGCTCTCAGTGTGGCTGCCTGCAGAGGCCCCAGGATGTCCACAGAGGAGGAACCcctggcccagggctgtgccagccgTGGCTGGTGAAGCATCTCCAGCCCAGCATCGAGTCAGTGCTGCCCAGGAAGGAAGTGTCACCTTCACATGGCACAGACTCCTGGCAGCTGTCCCGCAGCCAGCGTCCAGCTGAGGGCTGCCACACGCCCTCGGTCCCTGCTCGGTGTCACTGCGCTGCTGGGGAGGATTTGCTTGGGCTGGAGCTTCCCAAGCAGGTGGCAGGGCAGGACCCCGAGGCTGCTGAGTGGGAAgcaccctgctgtccccagcagggacaggattCAGGCTGTGCAGACGAACTCGTCGGACCagtccaggcagtgctgggttccATCCCGGCACAGCCTCCTGGGGATGCAGGAGCAGAACTCGAAGtgcacagggctgcagctccaccacTCCTGCCCACACGGGGGGCAGGCGGCCGCtggaaggacagaaaacagGGAACTGAAATGCTTCTGTTGCACTgaccccctccctccttccttccatgGGTAAAATCCTTTCATTCCCCCAGCAGAAAAGCCACTGGTCACAACCCTGTGACTGTGAGCCCACCAAAGCAGACACTGGCTTGGTGCTACTTGTCACAAGCAGAGTGTGACATTGCAATGACCTTCATGGCAGAGAGGCCAACCGGGGGGGAACAGCTAACTGtaatttctttcccccccccccttttttttttttttttggtccaaaACCATGGGGGTGACTTAGGAGCAAATCTGCTGCTCGTTTTAGCAAGactcagctcctgcacagcttgGAGATCCACCCATCTGCTGACCAGCTACCAAAGGCCAGTTTGAATGGTTACTACTAACTACAGCCACACATCCTGATGAAACTGCTCCACATCAGCAAGCCACGCAGGAAGAGCAATTTCTGGGACTGGGAGCAAAGCATAGAGCCTTTCCTCTCCCAGGTGTAACCAGGCTTTGATGCAGAAGCCTTGGCAGCCAGGGGGACTGAGCCTGCATGGCTCACACTCACACCCTATCCCAGCtattttgtgtttcagtggTGGGTGCCAGCCTCCAGGCATTTCCAGCAGCATCCACGAGCACCACACCTGTAGAAGCTGTTGCAACCCATCAGCAGAGGAGACAGGAGCCAGCAGACAGACTTACAGCCCCACGTCTCGTCAGAGCAGTCCCCGCACTCGTTCATCCCGTTACACCTCTGGTCAGCATAAACCCAGGATCTGGGGTTACTGCAGTAGAAAACCAGGTATCCTGGGAGGCTGTGGGGCAAGTCACCTGCAAGGGCACACACACAGGACTGCTGAACTCCCCCAGGCACAGACACACCGGCTAAAACAGGGATGGCATGCACCAAAGGCTGCTGCCAGGACACCTCCCCTGCAGTATCAAATGAACATGAACCAATGGGGAAGTTCTGCCCCAGGTTTCTGCTTTATTTAGTTTTTCCCCAGGGTGACTGAACAATAAATTACCCATGTAGGCATACAGCTTCACTGATGGAGGAAAACTACatcatggtttaaaaaaaaaaaaaacctaggaAGATCAGACGAGCTTGGAGTCTTTAATTCCTGGCATTCCTGCCAGGTTTTGGGCAGTGCCATCTCTCAGCATCTGCCCTACAAAGGCTCTACCAGGCCTATCTGCTCACGTAGGCAGCTagaagcacagagcagggctaGAGGAACGCTGGCTGCTGTCTCACAACTGGAAGACCAGTGCAGGGGGGATGCTCACAACAAAACCActcaccacagagctgctcctgctcatcCTCTCCGTTCCTGCAGTTGCTGACTCTGTCACAGACCCAGCTGGCTGGGACACAAGTCACTCTGTCGTCACACAAGAAGCCTGTCCTGTTATTCGGGGCTGTGCAGAGGCGGTTCACTGAGGGGAAAGCAAGAAACctttattttccagcatttttgtGATACAAGGAGTAGATCAAAGAAAGTAAAGGGGGCGTTTCTGAAATTAACTTTTTGTTCTGGAAATAACCAGGGGCCAGGATTAATTTCTGGTAGGTTCATGGCAGAATCTGAAAACCACACCAGTAGTCTTAAGTATGACAGTGCTACCCAGAGTTATCCCAGCCCTACGGAGCAggacagcagagccagggaataGCTGGTGGCCATTGGGGCTGAGCAAAGCTGGTACAGCTGTGCTCATGCAGCACCATTTCTGCCTCCCTTACCGAAAAAACAACCACTCTTGGGATACAACCTGGTGCCCGTGGCAggagtgccagggctgccaccACCGAGGCCACGGCGGCCGCGAGGACGAGCAGCGCCACGGCAGAGATGCAGAGGTGTCTCTGTGTGCAGCCAGTGCAGGCACCACATGGATGGCAGCGGCCTGGGGGAGGCAAGAGAGAGAGTGAGGGACTCAGGAAGGGTCTGGGGTGTTTCAGAGGGGAACAGTGCAGGGACACGAGGCTGACGTTTTGGGGTTTCTGCATGCGAGGCTGatgggggctgctgggggttAGGGGTTGATAGTTGAGTTTAAAGAGCCAAACTCCACCATTAAACACCTCCTGGTGGGGAATTTTGCTGCTTGCAGTGTGGAAGAACTTGTGCTGCTGCTACAGAGCACTGGGGTCCAATGGCACAAACCCCACATCTCCATGGAGCTCATCCTGTGGCTCAGATGCAGAAGGATGAAGGCCAAACCCCTGCCCACCCCTgtgggacagcagtgacactgaAACACAGGGCAGGTTGGTGTAAGGCTGGGGAAGGTGCCCTCCCAGAGCCCATAACAAAACTCCCCAAGAGGTAAGATTTCATTTTACAGCACTTCAGGCTTTCTGCCCCAAGCAGGACTCACACTCTCATGGAACAAGGCTGGATTATCAGCACAGAACAGTGAGAAGGAACCAAAGAgctgccctttccctccctaACAACATCTCCAGGGCACAGCAACCTTCCAGGGACTCCAGCTTTCAGAAAGTCAGGTACATAAATCAAACCAGCTGCAGAAACTAAAGGCCAAACCCACAGTCACTGCAACACaatgggagcacagggaggagccACACCAGGCACCTGCCCTCACCTCAGCAacctgcacctgcagctttgCCTCTAAACCAACTGACCAATAGCAAAAAATATTGGTGTGGTCATCTCAGAAACATGAAACCAGTCACTTAAGACCATCCTGCCTGTATCATTGATTTTGGTGTATCTGAactttaaaatctttaattagaattttaaaaagctttcagGAACAGAAAGAACTTTTAAGTTAGTATTTGTCTTAGCTGTGCTTTGTGTTTACTTAGTTGTTTTATTAGTGTTCAAACTCAAGGGAAGGGACAGCCTTTGCTCAACAGCAAAAGGATCCTGATTCCAGCAACCTCCCCCTCTGTCATGCTCAAGCAGGAGCCAAACAGAGAAGATTTCAGCTCAGAAGAGAAATGATGAATTATAGCTTGTCTGTGTCTACAAAACACCTCTGACTACAAAGCACAACAATTACAAACAGACTTGAGTATAAAATAACGGTGGTGATGAAATGTTGCAAGCTGATCTACAGGCTTGCTATTTGGTTCTGTTTGATCTCACCTCATCCTTCAGAGTATGGGCAAAATTTGCTGAAGTTTGGCTATTAAGACATAGGGAAAGGCCACAGCAAGCTCATTATGAGCCTTTCTGTGACAGACAAGGATCACCTATGATACCACTATACATAtgactgccagctccaggccagcacagaacagctgaagtttattaattttatagTCTGGACATTTCACTAcacagaaaagagggaaaatcagTCCAAACAGACCATAAATAGTGGTTGTATTTTGTATTACATTGATAGTTTCCATTGATTTATACTTTATTAATAGAACTCCGCATTTTATTCATTACCTCTTTCTCCAGAGAAGGACTCTGTTGAACCAAAAGTAGCTGCATCACCATTTCTCTAGAAGGAAAGGGATAAAAGGGATTTACAGCCACACAAACTTCACCTTTCTAGTTCTCACATCTTACCCAGGAATACCTCATGTACTCCATTATTGTTACATACAAGCAAAAATTGCCTCGGTGAAAACACGGCCCACCTTTAATTCCCAAAACAATCAACCATATCCCTTTTTAAACCTTAATTACCCATTTGTAAAACAAACACTAACCAAGTCCAGCACTTTATATCAACTCTTTTGTATCAAGGTAGGTAGAAATAACTCAGAATCTCAGAGAAAGCAGTGATAAAGAGGTCAGGCAAACAGCACTGACAAGAACACATGTACTTCAGGGAACAGCTGTATGTAGGATTTTTCTGAAGAACTGTACCTGGGGATGAGTTTTGTTCATgcttcccagagctccagggaccGCAGGGAGTTCTCTGCACCTGAGCACAAGGGAAGTTACCAGGATACAAATCcaacagaggcaggagagcaagGAGAGCACCTCACAGACAGGAGGGGCTTGGCAGGGCAGTGCcgagcctctgctccagcccccagTGAAAGCCAACCACAAACTCTCTCATTGTCTCAAACATGGTTTCGCAACAGGGCATTAGACAGCTCAGAGTAAACAGAGATTTAGGAAGCTGAAGCCCTGCTGACAGGTTGGAAGACAAGCACTCACCTCTAGCTCACACTGAGTGCATCTACCCTTGTGCTGGTCATGGCAAACCCCTTCAAAGTAGAGCTTGAGGGAAGTTAAAGTCTCATCTTCCTGAAAGTCTCCTCTCTCCACACCTCCTTCCCAAGACAGAGCTGTCACACTGCCCTTGTGGCAgcaccagcccaggctcctgccagATATGAGATCTCAGGAGAGCTGTGCAGGATACAACCATCTGGAACAGCTTCCTTGCTTGGGCAAtgagcacaggcacaggaaATCCTCCAGGGTCCTTTTTTACTTGAGTGCTTGAATTTCCAGGCCTGCAGGAAGGCTTagcagctcagcctgcagcaaaCATGAACTTACAAATACACTGGAGCCTTCTGAACTGGCTGCAGgcctcagcacagctcccacagagAGGAGTTTTACAGCTTCAAGGATGAAATTTCATGAGCAGGCAGCTTTTCCATGGGggtagtggggaaaaaaagcatcaaGTTTTTGAAGAACCTGGGTTATTCTTGCAAGAGGGTCCACAGGACTCAAGTGCTTCCAAATTGTTGCCACCCCACAGGCCATGACTTCTCCTCAAGCAAGACAGTCCCACCAGGGCTGTGGAAGAGAGGCTGGCAGCCAGATTGTCTCTGAGCTGGCATTGCCTTGAATTGACTCAAAGCACCACGTAATGCCTACATGGAGGAACAACTACAGCTCCAActtccctctccatccccacaCATAGCCCCACCCCCAATTATCCTGAGTTAATGCACTCTTCATGGCCAGGGCATCTCCAACCCTGCCCAGACCAGCCAGAACTAAACACGCTCTTGTAGGAGCTCCTCCTCCAGTACAGCAGCACCAATTTGT contains:
- the LDLRAD1 gene encoding low-density lipoprotein receptor class A domain-containing protein 1, with amino-acid sequence MNKTHPQRNGDAATFGSTESFSGERGRCHPCGACTGCTQRHLCISAVALLVLAAAVASVVAALALLPRAPVNRLCTAPNNRTGFLCDDRVTCVPASWVCDRVSNCRNGEDEQEQLCGDLPHSLPGYLVFYCSNPRSWVYADQRCNGMNECGDCSDETWGSAACPPCGQEWWSCSPVHFEFCSCIPRRLCRDGTQHCLDWSDEFVCTA